The Balneola sp. genomic sequence TATGGTTTTCCGGCTTCTCATCAAAGGTAGAAGCTACAACTTCTGCTCCATCAACCGTACGTTCCATTTCGGTTACTTCTTCGGGGCGCTCGTCTACTAGTAAAATCAGGATCTTTGCTTCCGGGTGGTTCTTAGATACCGCATTTGCAATATTTCGAAGAATTGTAGTTTTACCCGTTTTTGGTTGAGCCACAATCAACTGACGCTGTCCTTTACCAACCGGAGCAAATAAATCGATAAATCGGGTGGTATACTCACCATGATCATACTCCAGGGTATATCTTTCCTCCGGGTGTATAGGAAGCAATTCATCAAAATTACCCCGGTTATCCATGTCTGTTGGAATTCGGCCATTTACTCCTTCCACCCTAAGTAATGCAAAATATCGCTCCCCTACTTTTGGAGGTCTGATAATCCCAATTACACAATCTCCTTGTCGTAGTCTAAATCTTTTTATTTGAGAGGGAGATACATAAATATCGTCGGGACTGGCTTTGTAGTTATAATTCACTGATCGAAGAAAGCCATACCCATCAGGCAATATCTCTAATGTCCCCTCATTGATCAGGTAAGGCCCAAGTTGATCAGTTATCTCGGCAATACGTTCAAGCAAAGTAGGAGCATCAGATACCGGAAGTTGATCATGCTCATGATTTCTATTCCTATTGTTTCTGTTTCTCTGATTATTTCTCCTATCGTTTCGCTTGTTCTCTTTTAGATCTTCTTGTTTGTCTTCCTGGTTATTCGTTTTATAAGAAACGATGTGTGACTGCGAACCGTAAGTTTTGAGTTCTTCCTCTTTTTGTGAAGTTGCCGGAACTGGCACAACTTCTTTTTTACCTGCAATTGCTGTTATTTGATCGATGAGCTCCGCTTTTCTAACCCCCGTAACTTTGCCAACTCCAACCGACTTGGCTATATCTTTTAGCTCTGGTAATTTTTTTGACGCAAGAGCATCTAACTCTTCCTGTGAAAGTTTAGTCATCCGATTATCTGACATAAAATATGTGTACGATTACAAAATTTACTTACTTAATTGGGGTGAGTGCTATTTATCTACTTTTTTGGATAATACAGTTAAGCACTCAATCTGGTAAGGATACAATGAGAAGGTGGTTAAAAGTTATTTTGAACTATCCACCGTTTAACTACCGGGTAAAAGTAAAAACTTCCTGCAAAAATTACTACTTCCGTATCGATTTCCTTCAATATAGTATGATATGATTGTTCCGTGATCGGTTTACAGCTTAAGATTTGATTTATGTCCTCATAACTAGCTGCCCTTTCGGAATCCATCTTGTAAAAAAATACCTGCTCAAAATCTTCAAAAAGGGAGAGTAATTCTACGTTCACTTTATCATTCAATAGAGACAGAATAAGTGTTTTACTTCCTGCTATCTGCTTCAATCCATCGAGCATAGACCGAATAGCATCAATATTGTGTGAGCCCGAGAAATACCAATTGTTATCTATGGTTAATTTCTCAAACCTGGCTGGAACACCACTAAAAGAAGAAATGGAGTGTACAAAAGAACTATCCTCAACCGGATAATTTGGTTTAAGCGTATCGATAACCATATATACTATTGCAGTATTCCATGCATTTACCGGTTCCAGGAAATTTGTACCTATGGGATTAGCAAGGGTATTCAGACCGATGGTTTTATCTTTGAATACAGGGTCTAAATCACTGCTAAGCAGCAATATAGTCCCCACTCCTTCCACAACTTCTTCAATAGCTTCTAGCGCTTCTCCCTTTATATTTCCAATTACTACCGGAACTCCTTCCTTAATAATGCCTGCCTTTTCAAGAGCAATTTCTTTTAGAGAACTCCCCAGGATTTGTTCGTGATCTCTTGAAATACTCGTTATCACACTTATAAGAGGAGATATAATATTGGTAGCATCAAGCCTCCCTCCCAGCCCGGTTTCTATAATTGCTATATCTACCTTCTTTTCACTAAACAACCAAAAAGCGAGTGCGGTAGAAATTTCAAAATAAGAAAGTCGAGTTTCCTTAATAAGAGACCCATAACTATTAAAGAATCTCAGAATCGTTTCATCTTCAATATCCTTTCCATTTATTTTGAAACGCTCGTTATACCTCAGCAAATGTGGAGAGGTAAACAATCCGGTTTTGAACCCTGAATTTCTGTATACATGCTCTAATAAATAGCAGGTAGATCCTTTTCCGTTTGTCCCTGCCACATGAATGGATCTGAAGTTATGCTGTGGATTACCAATCTTATCACAAAACAGACTAATGTTTTCCAGACCAAGATTAATAGCTGTTATACCTGACTTGCTGAACATTGGGATTTCATTCAAAAACTGAAATACTTCTTCAATTGTATTGAATGATGCCATTACCCCAGGTTTTGATCTCTATAGTTGGAAAAGATCTCTTTTATAGCCTCAAAAGCAGGCGTTGTAGTTAGGAATTCCTGACTGTCTATTCTAGAAACAGGTAGTAATTCTCTTATAGAGTTAGTAACAAATACACAATCCGAATCTAGTAACGCATCCCATCTGAATTTGCCCTGAACTACTTCAAACTCCGTACTTTGCTCTAGCAATTCAATAATTATCCTTCTGGTAATTCCGGGATAAAGATCTGCTTCAATAGATGGAGTGTATATGGTTTCCCCTTTCACCCAAAACAGATTAGCTATGGTTGTTTCACTAATCAGTCCTTCACTTGTAGTCATTAGTGCATCATCTGCTCCCCGGCTTTTAGCCTCTTTAGCTGCGAGAATATAATTAAGGCCGTTGGAGAGTTTAATATGCCTTGCTAAGGCTTCTGAGGATATCGATTTAATGGATACCGTAGAAAGTGATACTGAATCCTTCAATTCTTTAAGAGCACTTGAAGAGCTTAACCATTCACCTCTTTTCGAATCGGTTGAATATCCTCTTTCACCTTCTCTCCAGCATTGAACACGAATGATAGAGTCGATATCTGTTTCATTATTAGCTTTTAAAAGCTCGCTTAGCTTGAGTCTGAAATCCTCGAATCCAAATGGAACGTCTATTCCAAGATAATTAGCTCCTTCTTTAAGCCTATTGAAATGAGCGTCCAGTTCAAGAAACTTCATCTTATATGACCTGAACGTGGCAAAAAAACCATCTCCATACATCATTCCCCGATTGATCGGCGAAATGAGCACTTCGGATTCTGGCAGTACTTCTCCGTTAAGAACTACAAAATTACTCATCAACAAAAGGGGCTAATTGGTCTGATAATTGGTTCTCTTTATAGCCTACCTGAATGTTTACAGGCTTTCCATTCTCATCCAGAATCAGGTAGCTGGGTATACCTGGCACTCTAAGTTCATTATTCAATACTGTCCCGTCGATATAATGAAAGTCATATTGGTTAGATGGAACTTCCAATTCCTCTGTAGCATCTCTTACAAGTGCAGCAACTACATTTATCTTTGTTGATCCATGGCTTATTACATCCAACTCGGCCATAATATCAGAAGACTTTTCAGACCAGGATGCCCAAAATAAAACAAGGGTCTTTTCTCCTGAGAATTCTCCCAGGCGCAAGCTATCACTTTTGTAGATATATGGGTGTGGCTTAGTTAATAATGAATCGTACGACTGCGCATAACTCAGAAACTGATCAGTTCTTCTTTCCGAGAAATTGAAAGATGAAACAGCAATAAATATCATTGATATTGCTCCACATACCAACATAAATGGAACAAAGTATTTCTGGTCTAATTTCATGCAACTAAAGATAAAGATTCGAGCCTGGACTCATATCTAGATTCTATTAATTTTCTATCCTAAGTATGGTGATATGAGTCTAAGTGGTTTTCCTTTTGAATCTCTGTAAACTAAGAAATCCGAATCAGTAGTGAGTATTTCCGAATTATTATTTTGATTATAAAGCTGTACTAAACTTATATCCGCAAAAGATGTTCCTATATCCTGGTATTTCCTTATTTGCTTAAAAAAGTCAACCGGAGACAAAGACAAACCTGACTCAACAAAAAGTAACCCATCCTTAATCAAACCTGAAATTGCATAAATAACTTTATCTGAGTTTCTGGTTAAAAAGAAGAGTTCAGTTAATACTGGTTCACAAGTTACAAGCCTTAGCTGATCAAAATTTAATTCCGTTGAAGCCCAATGATGAAACTGATCTCTTCTACTAAATAAAGCAACAAGAGGACCTGTATCAAGAAATACTGTCTTCACCTAAGCCTTCCAAATATTTGGGGTTAGTAGAAAGATCAGATGGAGCATCATTAATTATGCCCACATACTTTTGCATTTTTTCCAACATGGAACCAGGCTTAGGGGTTACCTCATATTCCACTATTTCTTCATTCACAAGGTTCATAATTACTTCTTTCTGAGAAACTCCTTTTTTCTCGGCAAGTAATTTTATTTTCTGTTTTTCTTCGGGAGTAACCTTCATCCCAAACCAGACTATTTCTTTTTTCGACTTTTTCAACACTCAAAATTTGTTGCAACAATTTTATAAAATTGTTGCAACATTTTCAATTTTAGATTACACCTTTTTCATTAACATGCTAAAAGGAAGACAGGATATCCAATTACCATTTTGTATGTTTTCGACGCACTATGAAAAACTACTCTTTACAAATCTAAGACAGATTTAGTGAATAGCACCTAATAGGAATTTTTCAGTATCCAAAATTTATGGTTTATCCGCGGCAGTTGAGTTGGATAATCATTGCAGATAGAGAAGAAACAGATATTTGTTCTTGTTGGATTTCGTCGCCACTTAATAAATCAGTTGCTGGACACGCAGGTAAGGATATAGACTTAACGGAATCACTCCAGTTAATAGAAACAATGACCGTTGGTTCTGAATCAAGCACTCGTTCAAATGAAATAAACTCCTTTTCAAGAACTGTGAACCTGGCACTTCCTCGTTTAAGTGCTTCCGAAATATTCCTGATTTCACCTAGTTTTTTATAATAGCCGAATAAGGCTTCATCAAAGTTATTCGAATCCACAGGACGTTCCCATCCATAAGGATGATATGTTTCATCCTCATACACAAGATCTGGCCATACCATTGGTTTTCTATCGTCCGGGTCGTCGGCACCCCACATACCTGATTCAGTTCCATAATAAATCATTGGAGCTCCTTTCCAGGTGTATTGAAATAAAGCCGCTAATTTCTGAATTGATCGTTCTCTGGAGTTAGGCTTCCTAACCTCATAGTCTTCATTTGGATAAGCGTCAGGATTATAGGCCTGTCCCTTATTAACTACAGAAGTAGCTAGGCGTGAAGTATCATGAGAATCCATCAGGTTTTGGAGTACATCTAAACTAGCTTCCGGGTAATCACTTTCAATTTGTACTAATCGATCCCTGAATGCCTCTTCTGATATGGCCTGATCGATCATAAAAAGCTTTACAGCGTCTGTAAATCGATAATTCATTACAGAGGTAAACATATCTGCGGTTATGAACTCTTTGGCTTCATCGGTCCAAATTTCAGCAACTGTAATGGCTTCAGAATTAATGCTTCGTACATACGCATGCCAATCTCTCCAAAAGTTTTTCCCCACTTCTGAAGCAACATCTAACCTCCACCCATCTACGCCATCACTGGGGTCTCCATCTCCATTAGGATCCATCCATCTTTTGGTTACTTCAAAGATGTGTTGCTTGACAGGATCAGTTAGGTTCTCATTTTCTTCCCGGTATACCGGAAGCCCTTTAAAGCCCCACCATCCTTCATAATCAAATTCGTTTTCCGGGGTATTGGGATCATCATAAGAAGTAACGATGTACCAATCCTTATAAGGTGAGTTTTCCTGATTCTTTATTAAATCTTGAAAAGCCCAGAATTCGGTACCGGTATGATTGAAGACCCCATCGATTACAATTTTCATTCCCCTTTTATGTGCTTCATTTATAAGCTGAAGGAAAAGCTTATCTCCTTCCGTCCACCCCCAGGTTTCGGGATTGCCGGGATCTTCACTCAGAATTTGTTGTACATCTCCCTCCGGATCGGGTCCAAAATTACGATCAATATGATGGTAATAACTTGCATCATATTTGTGCATGCTTTGAGCATCAAACACAGGATTAAAATAAATAACACCAACACCTAATTCGTGCAAATAATCCAGTTTATCAATCACTCCCTGAAGATCTCCCCCATATCTTCTCTCTCTAACTATCGAATAGAAGTCATCAGAGTGATTCACCTCCCAGGCATCTCTTTTATACCAGTCTTGAGTCCAGGAAGTGATCTCCCAACCTTCGGGACCCCTAGCCCTTTCACGGTTAGGCTGGTTAGTTGGATCACCATCTCTAAATCGCTCGGGAAATATTTGGTACCAGACTACCCCTTCCGCCCATTCAGGAGCATGAAATTCTTTGGTCTTTTCAGGTACACAGGAACCTATCACTAATACTAAAAGGAGTAATAAAGATAGATTCCTGATCATAACAACTATTGGTTAGGTTGAAGCTACACTTACTTCGTCGTCTATTCTTAAACAAAGAAGTCCTGCTACGATCATGGAGACACCGCCAGTCAGCAATATCATCACAGTTTGGCCACCAAAAAAAGTAGTGAGTATAAATCCTAACAGCGATGCAGCCAATATTTGAGGAATTACAATAAAGAAATTGAATACCCCCATGTAGTATCCCATCTTATCTGGTGGGATAGAACCGGAAAGGATTGCATAAGGCATGGAAAGAATACTTGCCCAGGCAATACCAACACCGATCATACTTAACCAAAGCAAATTAGGCTCGGATATGAAGTAAATGGATATCAGTCCTGCCCCACCAAAGAATAAGGCTATCATATGGGTGGCCTTCCTGCTTGTTTTTCTAGCTACCCAGGGTAGTAGGATCGCAGCAAGTGCAGCAATACCGTTATATCCTCCAAACAAATTACTCACCATATCAGCTCCCTGGTTGTAGAGCAATGACGTTGTATCATCCGTACCATAGATATGGGAAGTAACTGCTGAAGTTGTATAAATCCACATTGAGAATAACGCAAACCAGGTAAAGAACTGAACGACAGCCAGCTGTACCATAGTTTTGGGCATGGAATTGAAATCCTTAACAATATGCACCAATGCTGATTTTGTTTGTCCGTTCTTTGTTAAGGCCGAACCAATCAGGTGTACCAAACCAAAGAATATTAACCCACCTCCCAATACATGAAGCTGTTGATCAATTCCTGAGAGGGCAACATACAATGAAAAGACTGCACCGATTAGAATTGAAATGATTCCAATCTTGGTAAACTTTTTTGTGAAGAATTCCTCTTCACCTGAGGCCATAGCCGGCTCATCATGATTCTCATCTTCCTCAGGCGGATATTCCTTAGTCGAAAAGACCGTCCACATAACGGTAATGAAGTACATAGCCGCACCGATGTAGAATGAGTATTTCACCGATGGGGGTATCACTCCCTCAGGAGCAGTATTAGGAATGTTTAGCCAGTTTGCAAAAATCCACGGCAAGAATGAAGCTACAAGAGCACCAATCCCAATAAAGAAACTCTGCATCGCAAACCCAGAAGTTCTTTGTTCATCTGGCAATAAATCACCCACAAATGCTCTGAATGGTTCCATTGTGATGTTGATAGAAGCATCCATAATCCAAAGTACACCTACAGCAATCCAAAGTGCTGCAGAGTTTGGCATAGCTACCAACGCAATTGCCCCGGTAATTGCGCCCAATGCAAAATAAGGGCGCCTCCTCCCCCATTTAGGTAACCAGGTTCTGTCTGAATAATATCCAATGATTGGTTGTACAATGAGTCCTGTAACCGGAGCAGCAAGCCAATATATGGCAAGGCTTGAAGTGTCAGCTCCAAGAGTTTCGAAGATTCTACTGGTGTTTGCGTTTTGAAGCGCAAATCCCATCTGAATTCCAAGGAATCCAAAACTCATATTCCAGATTTGCCAAAAATTGAGCCTCGGTCTTTGTGTGACTTTATCAGACATCCTATTCGTTGTTTGTGTTAAGGTTATTTTGTGGCCAGTATAAACCACTTATTTGGAGGGAGCTCAAGATCATAGGTATTAGCACCTTCCGAATTGAACTCTCCTTCGGTTACCCCATATTTAGCATACACACTTGAAGACCACACTGGCACTGAGATTTGCTGGGGTTCTTCTGAATTATTAATCGCTACGATCACCTGATGCTCATCTTTCTTTCTGGTAAAAGCAAAGGTATTGGCAGGTGATTCAATTCGGGTAAAATCTCCTCCGTAGCTACCATTCCATAATGCTTCATTTTCAGTATTCAACTGAAGCAGGAAGCGGTAGAAATCTTCATATGCATACTCTTTCCACTCGATTTCGTCCTTTTCAAAAAACTCTAACTGCTTATCAAGAATCGACTCCTGACCATTATAGATAAGGGGCATACCCGCTACTGTTGCTGATAATACCGCAAAGTTCTCAAAGTTCGCTCCGTACATGCCCGGATCTGTTCCATTCCATGAATTTTCATCGTGATTGCTGGTGAAGTACATGCGATAGCCATTCGAAGGGAAACGTTCTGCATCCTCAGCGAAGAGCGCATCCAAATCCTCAAAGGTTTGTTCTCCTTTTGCAATTTCGCGGATTATATGAGCATACTGCCACGCATAGTTCATATCAAATACTTCGATAAGTAACTCTGGCTCTCCATCTTCAGCAAGCATGAACACATCTTTTACTTTATCCAATTCAGCAATAGCATCTACCCAAAAATCCATAGGAACCATACCAGCTACATCACATCGGTATCCATCAATATCGAATTCTCGCACCCAGTACACCAAAGCGTCAATCATTGCAGCTCGCATATCTTCATTACCGTAATTAAGATCAATTACATCGCTCCAGTCGTCTACTGGTGGCTGGAAGTTCCCTTCTTCATCTAATGTATACCAATCTTTATTCTCAGTCCATGCATTATCCCAGGATGAGTGGTTGGCTACCCAGTCTATAATTACCTTGAATCCCATTTCATGAGCCTCATCAACCAGCGCTCTGAAGTCTTCCTCAGTACCAAACTCCGGGTTAATACCTTTGTAATCTTTAATGGAATAATAGCTACCTAAGGTTCCTTTTCTATTCAACTCACCGATTGGCTGAATGGGCATTAACCAGAGAATCTTTACTCCCATATCTTTGAGCCTTGGGAGATCTTCCCTGAATGCATTGAATGTTCCTTCAGGACTGTACTGTCGAATATTTACTTCATAAATATTCGCATTCTTACTCCATTCGGGGTGTTCAACTTTACTTAGAATAGGCCCGGTTTCTGGCTGTGGCTGTTGACAGCCCACGAAAAGAATACCCAGGAGTGCGAGTAGAGAAAGGGAACGAGTAAAAGACTTCATGATTTATTTCTAGAGAGTTAGAATTTCAAAACTGTTGGTTGGTAAAGTGATAGTAAGGGTCTGATCTGAAATTGAGAAATCGTTACCGAAATGAGATTTAAGTCCTGTATAGTCATAGTCATCCCGTAATGGAACTTCGAAGGTCTGAGTGCTTCCTGCTTTATTAAATACAACTACGACCTGTTGATTGAAGTAAGCTCGGGAATAAGCGAGTTGATGTTCATCTACTTTATGGAACTTGAAATCACCATATGTAAGAGATAATGTATTGTTTCTAAGCTTTGTGAGCTGACTAAATGTATTCCTGGTTTTCAATTCGAGTTCATTCAATTCCTCGTCTTCGAATTGCATCCATCTCCTGTTATCAGGATCATTAGCGCCGGGCTGGCCAAATTCATCTGCCTGATAGGTAACAGGAATACCAGGAATGGTAAGGTTCCATGCATGGAGCATAGCTAGTCTATCGTAGGCAAAGGCCTGGGGATCACCAATTTCACGTGTCCATCCTGCCAGCTTAGCATCTTCTGACCACAATACTTCACCGCTTGTATAAGTGATAAACCTTGCCTTATCGTGATTTCCGGAAATGTAGCCCATCAGGTTGTGATTACCGTAGTAATTAAAACTTTGCTGTAATTGAGTACTTAAGCCTTCAAAAGAATTATCCTGACCAAAAGCGTTAACGGCTGCATCATACATACCAAAATCGAACTGAGAATCCAGCATACCGGAATTGATGTAACTTGCTATCAATTCCCTGCTTCCATAGGTCTCACCTACCTGGTATACCTGCTTCCCGGTTTCCATGGTCACTTCTTCTTTGATTTTCCTGGTAAGCGTTCTCCAAAACTCTAACTGAATATGTTTGGTGGCATCATGTCTGAATCCATCCAGATCAAATTCCTTCACCCAATAAAGAGCTGAGTCTGTCATTGTTTCGATGATCTCAGGATTGGAAAAATCAAGCGATGGCATAAATACATCAAACCAGGTAGTAAGGCGTTGCTCATCCCATAGTTCTGTATTTAACCGACCGTCAGGTAAGTATAAATCCGTCGCCCAATCAGGATTGTTTTGATAGACCGGGTGCAGTTCGTGTACATGATTTGCAACATAATCGAGAATCACATTCATGCCATTTTCATGAGCTACATCAAGAAGTTCTCTAAACTCTTCTTCCGTACCATAGCGATGATCGGTTTTGGAAGATGAAACGGGCCAGTATCCGTGATAACCCGAAAACTTGGTTTCAACACCTCCCTTATCCCACAAGCCATAAGCTGTTTCAGGGTTTTGTGTGATGGGGGAAAGCCATAATGTGTTTACCCCTATTTTATCGAAATACCCACTTTGAATGGTTTGTGTGATGCCGGCAAAATCTCCACCGTAGTAATTTGCTTTTGGATGGATATCTGGATCATCTACTTTCTTTGTATTCGCTTCATTTCCGTCCTTAAATCGATCAATTAGCACGAAATACATATTCCAGGTGTGATAGTCATGACGGGTAAGTTGATCTGCGCTCTGAACTACCTCTCCATTTTGAATAGGGACTAATACATCGTTGGATATTCCATTAGAATTATATGCCCACGCCCTTAAATAGCTTCTGTCTTTTCTTACAGCTTCTTCGGGTAAGTTAACGGTAAAGAGTTCTCCGCTTCGGGTAGCATCCAGCTCTTTATTTTGCCATAGTATTACAATATCGTCCCCTTCTTGAACTCTAAGGCTGACTTCGCTTCCATCAAAAGAACTGGTAGAGAGGATGGGTTTGGCAGCGTCCTGATTTCCAACAGTTAGCAATGAGTTCCTTCCTCCAAGTCCGTTTGAAACACTATTGGGGTTAGAACTATCGATTACTTCATTGCCATCCACAACAAATAGATATTGATAGATGCCTTTATTGATAAGCATGCTGGTTTTCCAAACATCTCCATCTTTTTCGAGTACTGTTGAAGCGGG encodes the following:
- a CDS encoding transcription termination factor Rho — translated: MTKLSQEELDALASKKLPELKDIAKSVGVGKVTGVRKAELIDQITAIAGKKEVVPVPATSQKEEELKTYGSQSHIVSYKTNNQEDKQEDLKENKRNDRRNNQRNRNNRNRNHEHDQLPVSDAPTLLERIAEITDQLGPYLINEGTLEILPDGYGFLRSVNYNYKASPDDIYVSPSQIKRFRLRQGDCVIGIIRPPKVGERYFALLRVEGVNGRIPTDMDNRGNFDELLPIHPEERYTLEYDHGEYTTRFIDLFAPVGKGQRQLIVAQPKTGKTTILRNIANAVSKNHPEAKILILLVDERPEEVTEMERTVDGAEVVASTFDEKPENHIGLSEIVFEKAKRLVESGHDVLLLLDSITRLARAYNVGAGNKGRTMTGGVDSEALKVPRQLFSSARNIEGGGSLTIIATALVDTGSRMDDVIFEEFKGTGNSEIVLDRRISDRRIYPAIDVFRSGTRREELLVSDAEREKVVLLRRYMTKMNSFEAAEFLIEKVKGTKNNEEFLISMNQ
- a CDS encoding glycoside hydrolase family 13 protein produces the protein MIRNLSLLLLLVLVIGSCVPEKTKEFHAPEWAEGVVWYQIFPERFRDGDPTNQPNRERARGPEGWEITSWTQDWYKRDAWEVNHSDDFYSIVRERRYGGDLQGVIDKLDYLHELGVGVIYFNPVFDAQSMHKYDASYYHHIDRNFGPDPEGDVQQILSEDPGNPETWGWTEGDKLFLQLINEAHKRGMKIVIDGVFNHTGTEFWAFQDLIKNQENSPYKDWYIVTSYDDPNTPENEFDYEGWWGFKGLPVYREENENLTDPVKQHIFEVTKRWMDPNGDGDPSDGVDGWRLDVASEVGKNFWRDWHAYVRSINSEAITVAEIWTDEAKEFITADMFTSVMNYRFTDAVKLFMIDQAISEEAFRDRLVQIESDYPEASLDVLQNLMDSHDTSRLATSVVNKGQAYNPDAYPNEDYEVRKPNSRERSIQKLAALFQYTWKGAPMIYYGTESGMWGADDPDDRKPMVWPDLVYEDETYHPYGWERPVDSNNFDEALFGYYKKLGEIRNISEALKRGSARFTVLEKEFISFERVLDSEPTVIVSINWSDSVKSISLPACPATDLLSGDEIQQEQISVSSLSAMIIQLNCRG
- a CDS encoding MFS transporter — translated: MSDKVTQRPRLNFWQIWNMSFGFLGIQMGFALQNANTSRIFETLGADTSSLAIYWLAAPVTGLIVQPIIGYYSDRTWLPKWGRRRPYFALGAITGAIALVAMPNSAALWIAVGVLWIMDASINITMEPFRAFVGDLLPDEQRTSGFAMQSFFIGIGALVASFLPWIFANWLNIPNTAPEGVIPPSVKYSFYIGAAMYFITVMWTVFSTKEYPPEEDENHDEPAMASGEEEFFTKKFTKIGIISILIGAVFSLYVALSGIDQQLHVLGGGLIFFGLVHLIGSALTKNGQTKSALVHIVKDFNSMPKTMVQLAVVQFFTWFALFSMWIYTTSAVTSHIYGTDDTTSLLYNQGADMVSNLFGGYNGIAALAAILLPWVARKTSRKATHMIALFFGGAGLISIYFISEPNLLWLSMIGVGIAWASILSMPYAILSGSIPPDKMGYYMGVFNFFIVIPQILAASLLGFILTTFFGGQTVMILLTGGVSMIVAGLLCLRIDDEVSVAST
- a CDS encoding alpha-amylase; the protein is MKSFTRSLSLLALLGILFVGCQQPQPETGPILSKVEHPEWSKNANIYEVNIRQYSPEGTFNAFREDLPRLKDMGVKILWLMPIQPIGELNRKGTLGSYYSIKDYKGINPEFGTEEDFRALVDEAHEMGFKVIIDWVANHSSWDNAWTENKDWYTLDEEGNFQPPVDDWSDVIDLNYGNEDMRAAMIDALVYWVREFDIDGYRCDVAGMVPMDFWVDAIAELDKVKDVFMLAEDGEPELLIEVFDMNYAWQYAHIIREIAKGEQTFEDLDALFAEDAERFPSNGYRMYFTSNHDENSWNGTDPGMYGANFENFAVLSATVAGMPLIYNGQESILDKQLEFFEKDEIEWKEYAYEDFYRFLLQLNTENEALWNGSYGGDFTRIESPANTFAFTRKKDEHQVIVAINNSEEPQQISVPVWSSSVYAKYGVTEGEFNSEGANTYDLELPPNKWFILATK
- a CDS encoding alpha-amlyase; the protein is MKKSLGFVLLTFLLFACNPKNNLDSEIVGLASPINLGYEETELILEDFFIDASLVTEIIAPEGLKAGAINDGIVTLSGSLENPIDVLKINANNELYTILLKKSEKEEVELVFDPKGQQYELVQLKGEMNNWNPASTVLEKDGDVWKTSMLINKGIYQYLFVVDGNEVIDSSNPNSVSNGLGGRNSLLTVGNQDAAKPILSTSSFDGSEVSLRVQEGDDIVILWQNKELDATRSGELFTVNLPEEAVRKDRSYLRAWAYNSNGISNDVLVPIQNGEVVQSADQLTRHDYHTWNMYFVLIDRFKDGNEANTKKVDDPDIHPKANYYGGDFAGITQTIQSGYFDKIGVNTLWLSPITQNPETAYGLWDKGGVETKFSGYHGYWPVSSSKTDHRYGTEEEFRELLDVAHENGMNVILDYVANHVHELHPVYQNNPDWATDLYLPDGRLNTELWDEQRLTTWFDVFMPSLDFSNPEIIETMTDSALYWVKEFDLDGFRHDATKHIQLEFWRTLTRKIKEEVTMETGKQVYQVGETYGSRELIASYINSGMLDSQFDFGMYDAAVNAFGQDNSFEGLSTQLQQSFNYYGNHNLMGYISGNHDKARFITYTSGEVLWSEDAKLAGWTREIGDPQAFAYDRLAMLHAWNLTIPGIPVTYQADEFGQPGANDPDNRRWMQFEDEELNELELKTRNTFSQLTKLRNNTLSLTYGDFKFHKVDEHQLAYSRAYFNQQVVVVFNKAGSTQTFEVPLRDDYDYTGLKSHFGNDFSISDQTLTITLPTNSFEILTL